Proteins encoded by one window of Cervus canadensis isolate Bull #8, Minnesota chromosome 18, ASM1932006v1, whole genome shotgun sequence:
- the PLEKHF1 gene encoding pleckstrin homology domain-containing family F member 1 isoform X2, which translates to MVDYLANTEINSQRIAAVESCFGASGQPLALPGRVLLGEGVLTKECRKKAKPRIFFLFNDILVYGSIVLNKRKYRSQHIIPLEEVTLETLPETLQAKNRWMIKTAKKSFVVSAASATERQEWISHIEECVRRQLLATGLQPSTEHAAPWIPDKATDICMRCTQTRFSALTRRHHCRKCGFVVCAECSRERFLLPRLSPKPLRVCSLCFRELAAQKRKEDVEEQGLGSPGPSAYLAGAVCGASSGDDDDSDEDREGSGDADWPSRVEFYASGVSWSSFHS; encoded by the coding sequence ATGGTGGACTACCTGGCAAACACGGAGATCAACAGCCAGCGCATCGCGGCTGTCGAGAGCTGCTTCGGGGCATCAGGGCAGCCACTGGCCCTGCCGGGCCGAGTACTGCTGGGTGAAGGCGTGCTGACCAAGGAGTGCCGCAAGAAGGCCAAACCGCgcatcttcttcctcttcaacGACATCCTGGTGTATGGCAGCATCGTGCTGAACAAGCGCAAGTACCGTAGCCAGCACATCATTCCTCTGGAGGAGGTGACCCTGGAGACGCTGCCGGAGACTCTGCAGGCCAAGAACCGCTGGATGATCAAGACGGCCAAGAAGTCCTTCGTGGTGTCCGCTGCCTCCGCCACGGAGCGCCAGGAGTGGATCAGCCACATCGAGGAGTGCGTGCGGCGGCAGCTGCTGGCCACGGGCCTGCAGCCCAGCACGGAGCACGCGGCGCCCTGGATCCCCGACAAGGCCACGGACATCTGCATGCGCTGCACGCAGACGCGCTTCTCGGCGCTCACTCGGCGGCACCACTGCCGCAAATGCGGCTTCGTGGTCTGTGCTGAGTGCTCCCGCGAGCGCTTCCTCCTGCCGCGCCTCTCGCCCAAGCCCCTGCGCGTCTGCAGCCTCTGCTTCCGCGAGCTGGCCGCCCAGAAGCGGAAGGAGGACGTGGAGGAGCAGGGCCTCGGGTCCCCCGGGCCGTCGGCCTACCTGGCGGGGGCCGTCTGCGGGGCGTCCAGTGGAGACGACGATGACTCAGACGAGGACAGGGAGGGCAGTGGGGATGCAGACTGGCCCAGCCGCGTGGAGTTCTACGCCTCGGGTGTGTCCTGGTCATCCTTCCACAGCTGA
- the PLEKHF1 gene encoding pleckstrin homology domain-containing family F member 1 isoform X1 produces MSAEWPKMVDYLANTEINSQRIAAVESCFGASGQPLALPGRVLLGEGVLTKECRKKAKPRIFFLFNDILVYGSIVLNKRKYRSQHIIPLEEVTLETLPETLQAKNRWMIKTAKKSFVVSAASATERQEWISHIEECVRRQLLATGLQPSTEHAAPWIPDKATDICMRCTQTRFSALTRRHHCRKCGFVVCAECSRERFLLPRLSPKPLRVCSLCFRELAAQKRKEDVEEQGLGSPGPSAYLAGAVCGASSGDDDDSDEDREGSGDADWPSRVEFYASGVSWSSFHS; encoded by the exons ATGTCAG CCGAGTGGCCGAAGATGGTGGACTACCTGGCAAACACGGAGATCAACAGCCAGCGCATCGCGGCTGTCGAGAGCTGCTTCGGGGCATCAGGGCAGCCACTGGCCCTGCCGGGCCGAGTACTGCTGGGTGAAGGCGTGCTGACCAAGGAGTGCCGCAAGAAGGCCAAACCGCgcatcttcttcctcttcaacGACATCCTGGTGTATGGCAGCATCGTGCTGAACAAGCGCAAGTACCGTAGCCAGCACATCATTCCTCTGGAGGAGGTGACCCTGGAGACGCTGCCGGAGACTCTGCAGGCCAAGAACCGCTGGATGATCAAGACGGCCAAGAAGTCCTTCGTGGTGTCCGCTGCCTCCGCCACGGAGCGCCAGGAGTGGATCAGCCACATCGAGGAGTGCGTGCGGCGGCAGCTGCTGGCCACGGGCCTGCAGCCCAGCACGGAGCACGCGGCGCCCTGGATCCCCGACAAGGCCACGGACATCTGCATGCGCTGCACGCAGACGCGCTTCTCGGCGCTCACTCGGCGGCACCACTGCCGCAAATGCGGCTTCGTGGTCTGTGCTGAGTGCTCCCGCGAGCGCTTCCTCCTGCCGCGCCTCTCGCCCAAGCCCCTGCGCGTCTGCAGCCTCTGCTTCCGCGAGCTGGCCGCCCAGAAGCGGAAGGAGGACGTGGAGGAGCAGGGCCTCGGGTCCCCCGGGCCGTCGGCCTACCTGGCGGGGGCCGTCTGCGGGGCGTCCAGTGGAGACGACGATGACTCAGACGAGGACAGGGAGGGCAGTGGGGATGCAGACTGGCCCAGCCGCGTGGAGTTCTACGCCTCGGGTGTGTCCTGGTCATCCTTCCACAGCTGA